From a region of the Citricoccus muralis genome:
- a CDS encoding metallophosphoesterase — MDTHDPATRTGVPRRTLLTAGALSAATASFGAGLVPPGAAASSPGNRARGPQRGPEVLFSESFDDVRRPTGFTHNAPKGWTNEASGFNTGEGRWAGWTFTDVREWTWAVGTDERHWFTGGFGTFAVLESEHHRLDQESAAVLNATLTTPLVNVRGHRQIELTFDSHYKQGRSAQSAAVTVSFDRGPFRDLLVYSEDKYTSHEQIPVDVPPGVSAVRFAWEYRNGHNDKWWAIDNIQVRIPLGTLADDAEPQATIDVISDIHVSDSSDRYDRAINQLNAMTPAAGALVINGDGVELGVQAHYDALASALSANPHASGNVLYSVGNHEMLGKEGSDVYLNRYLSVAGVDKPYFERVVNGLPLIVIGTEYFGDTEREGREPYNNFSNRQLRWLDDRLEHWRRKGQTVLLFNHFVLPYTVSMTHSAWEQNNYENIDDFNAVVGKYTNILMITSHTHSDVNLNDWWGTYRVADPDNPAGFQVVNSGAILNAGVPDGDVEGERLEGDHSTGLRILLYEDRIRVVAYDFVAQQSLKHQDFPIGISTGRGRR; from the coding sequence ATGGACACCCATGATCCCGCAACCCGGACCGGGGTGCCCCGCCGAACCCTGCTGACCGCGGGCGCTCTCAGTGCAGCCACCGCCAGTTTCGGTGCCGGCCTCGTCCCACCCGGTGCGGCAGCCTCCTCGCCCGGGAATCGGGCCCGCGGCCCACAACGCGGCCCCGAGGTGCTCTTCAGTGAATCGTTCGACGACGTTCGCAGGCCCACGGGATTCACGCACAATGCGCCGAAGGGCTGGACGAACGAGGCCTCTGGCTTCAACACCGGCGAAGGCCGCTGGGCCGGATGGACCTTCACCGACGTCCGCGAGTGGACCTGGGCCGTCGGAACCGATGAGCGCCACTGGTTCACCGGCGGCTTCGGCACCTTCGCCGTCCTCGAGAGCGAACACCACCGCCTCGATCAGGAAAGCGCCGCCGTCCTGAACGCGACTCTGACCACACCGCTGGTCAATGTTCGCGGCCATCGCCAGATCGAGTTGACTTTCGATTCCCACTACAAGCAGGGCCGCAGTGCGCAATCGGCAGCCGTGACGGTCTCCTTCGATAGAGGCCCGTTCCGTGACCTGCTCGTCTACAGCGAAGACAAGTACACCAGCCACGAACAGATTCCCGTTGACGTTCCACCGGGGGTCTCTGCCGTGCGATTCGCCTGGGAATACCGCAACGGACACAATGACAAGTGGTGGGCCATCGACAATATCCAGGTCCGCATCCCGCTGGGGACACTGGCCGACGATGCCGAGCCGCAAGCGACCATCGATGTCATCTCCGACATCCACGTTTCGGACTCCTCTGACCGCTACGACAGGGCCATCAACCAACTCAATGCGATGACCCCGGCCGCCGGTGCGCTCGTGATCAATGGCGACGGGGTGGAACTCGGAGTCCAGGCCCACTATGACGCACTGGCTTCCGCGCTGTCCGCCAACCCGCACGCCTCCGGGAACGTTCTCTACTCGGTGGGCAACCACGAGATGCTCGGCAAGGAGGGCTCGGACGTCTACTTGAACCGCTACCTGAGCGTGGCCGGCGTAGACAAGCCATACTTCGAGCGCGTCGTCAACGGACTGCCCCTAATCGTCATCGGCACCGAGTACTTCGGGGACACCGAACGCGAGGGGCGCGAGCCATACAACAATTTCTCGAACAGACAGCTTCGGTGGCTTGATGACCGACTTGAGCATTGGCGCCGCAAGGGACAGACGGTCCTGTTGTTCAACCATTTCGTGTTGCCGTACACGGTGTCCATGACACACAGCGCGTGGGAGCAGAACAACTACGAGAACATCGATGACTTCAACGCCGTGGTCGGCAAGTACACGAACATCTTGATGATCACCAGCCACACCCACAGCGACGTGAACCTCAATGACTGGTGGGGCACATACAGGGTCGCCGATCCGGATAACCCCGCGGGATTCCAGGTGGTCAACAGCGGAGCCATCCTCAATGCAGGTGTCCCGGATGGTGACGTCGAAGGCGAACGGCTCGAAGGCGACCACTCCACCGGTCTTCGCATCCTTCTCTATGAGGACCGCATCCGAGTGGTCGCCTACGATTTCGTGGCCCAGCAGAGCCTGAAGCACCAGGACTTCCCGATCGGAATCAGCACCGGCAGGGGCCGCCGCTGA
- the trhA gene encoding PAQR family membrane homeostasis protein TrhA has translation MVDSPSGKPPAGRAAAAPQHHARPARTWRLDRIMDPEHPEFKPRLRGMSHAVMAPLTLVAGIVLVAMAPTVGLKWASAIYALTGLLLFSVSAVYHLVQWSPQVALVLKRIDHTNIMLVIAGTYTPLALALLPEDKATLLLAGVWIGALAGVAFRVFWTSAPRWLYTPVYILLGMAALLYIGDFFAVSPAAAVLVCVGGACYIIGAVFYALKKPNFHREWFGFHELFHAFTIGGFVCHYIAIVLAVLQV, from the coding sequence ATGGTTGATTCCCCCTCGGGCAAACCGCCCGCAGGCCGCGCGGCTGCCGCGCCCCAGCATCACGCCAGACCCGCACGGACGTGGCGGCTGGACCGGATCATGGATCCCGAGCATCCCGAGTTCAAGCCCCGGCTCCGAGGCATGAGCCACGCCGTCATGGCGCCGCTCACCCTGGTCGCCGGGATCGTCCTGGTGGCTATGGCCCCCACGGTAGGCCTGAAGTGGGCCAGCGCGATCTATGCGCTGACCGGCCTGCTGCTGTTCTCCGTCTCGGCCGTCTACCACCTCGTGCAGTGGTCGCCGCAGGTCGCCCTCGTACTGAAGCGCATCGACCACACGAACATCATGCTGGTCATCGCCGGCACCTACACGCCCTTGGCTCTGGCCCTGCTGCCGGAGGACAAGGCCACCCTCCTGCTGGCCGGCGTATGGATCGGGGCGCTGGCCGGCGTCGCCTTCCGTGTCTTCTGGACCTCGGCTCCGCGCTGGCTGTACACCCCGGTCTACATCCTGTTGGGAATGGCGGCCCTGCTGTACATCGGCGACTTCTTCGCCGTGAGTCCGGCAGCGGCCGTCCTGGTCTGCGTGGGCGGCGCGTGCTACATCATCGGTGCCGTGTTCTATGCGTTGAAGAAGCCCAACTTCCACCGCGAGTGGTTCGGCTTCCACGAACTCTTCCACGCCTTCACCATCGGCGGCTTCGTCTGCCACTACATCGCGATCGTGCTGGCGGTCCTGCAAGTCTGA
- a CDS encoding MOSC domain-containing protein — translation MPTGPRSPRPSSTTGIPATSTSPTSPASPASPTCTGAPASSGTIIAVRVGRVRTVQWRDEEVLTGSFKEPVEGPVDLGLTGLAGDEQGDVVHHGGPEKALLCYGRAHYAAWRAEGLDLPEGALFENLTVEGLTESEVCLGDVWDVDGVRLQVTQSRRPCWKLSSRWGVPDLARRVQSTGRTGWYLRVLTPGTLQAGQVMRLLERNPGAVDLAELSRVMNVDKGDIPAIERILASPGVPGRWRTTLQRRLDVHGARTSGTGDSDKEDAGRLRG, via the coding sequence ATGCCCACCGGACCCCGATCGCCCCGGCCCTCCAGCACGACCGGCATCCCCGCCACGTCCACCTCCCCCACCTCCCCTGCCTCCCCTGCCTCCCCCACCTGCACGGGAGCCCCTGCTTCCAGCGGAACAATCATCGCCGTGCGCGTGGGACGTGTCCGTACGGTGCAGTGGCGGGACGAGGAGGTTCTCACGGGCTCCTTCAAGGAACCGGTGGAGGGACCCGTGGACCTGGGACTCACCGGCCTGGCGGGCGATGAGCAGGGTGATGTGGTCCACCATGGCGGCCCCGAGAAGGCCCTGCTGTGCTACGGACGGGCCCACTACGCCGCCTGGCGGGCAGAGGGGCTCGACCTGCCGGAGGGCGCCCTCTTCGAGAACCTCACCGTGGAGGGCCTGACGGAGTCCGAGGTCTGCCTGGGGGACGTCTGGGACGTGGACGGAGTCCGGCTGCAGGTAACGCAGTCACGGCGGCCCTGCTGGAAACTGTCCTCACGATGGGGCGTCCCCGACCTGGCCCGCCGCGTGCAGTCCACCGGCCGCACCGGCTGGTACCTCCGGGTGCTGACACCGGGGACCCTGCAGGCCGGGCAGGTGATGAGACTGCTCGAGCGCAATCCGGGCGCGGTGGACCTGGCCGAGCTGTCCCGCGTGATGAACGTGGACAAGGGAGATATCCCGGCCATCGAGCGGATCCTGGCTTCCCCCGGCGTGCCGGGGCGGTGGCGGACTACCCTGCAGCGGCGCCTGGACGTGCACGGGGCACGAACGAGCGGCACGGGCGACTCGGACAAGGAGGACGCCGGCCGGTTGCGGGGGTGA
- a CDS encoding isoprenyl transferase, whose protein sequence is MNLPNVLYSFYERRLASSLDREKLPRHIGVVLDGNRRWAKASGATTADGHQAGAEKIHEFLGWCDEFGIKVVTLYMLSTDNMGRPPEELSQLVGIIGNTLKRLGDGLANGHRVRVQAVGAPDLLPAGLAETLADLQARTADAEGVHVNVAVGYGGRREIVDAVKELLLEADAAGRSAAAVAGELSDEQISGRLYTRGQPDPDLVIRTSGEQRLSGFLMWQSAYSEFYFCEALWPDFRRVDFVRALRDFASRKRRFGS, encoded by the coding sequence ATGAACCTCCCGAACGTCCTCTACAGCTTCTACGAGCGCCGCCTGGCCTCCAGCCTCGACCGCGAGAAGCTGCCCCGGCACATCGGGGTGGTGCTGGACGGCAACCGCCGCTGGGCCAAGGCCTCCGGGGCGACGACGGCGGACGGACACCAGGCCGGAGCGGAGAAGATCCATGAGTTCCTCGGCTGGTGCGACGAGTTCGGCATCAAGGTCGTCACCCTGTACATGCTCTCCACGGACAACATGGGCCGTCCCCCGGAGGAGTTGTCCCAGCTGGTGGGGATCATCGGCAACACCCTGAAGCGGCTCGGGGACGGGCTGGCCAACGGGCACCGGGTCCGGGTCCAGGCCGTCGGCGCCCCGGATCTGCTGCCGGCCGGGCTGGCCGAGACCCTGGCCGATCTCCAGGCGCGGACCGCCGATGCCGAGGGCGTCCATGTGAACGTGGCCGTGGGCTACGGAGGGCGCCGGGAGATCGTGGACGCCGTCAAGGAGCTCCTGCTGGAGGCGGACGCCGCGGGCCGTTCCGCTGCTGCCGTTGCCGGTGAGCTCAGTGACGAGCAGATCTCCGGCCGCCTCTACACGCGCGGGCAACCGGACCCCGACCTCGTGATCCGCACCTCCGGGGAGCAGCGGCTGTCCGGGTTCCTGATGTGGCAGTCTGCCTACTCCGAGTTCTACTTCTGCGAAGCCCTCTGGCCGGACTTCCGCCGCGTGGACTTCGTCCGGGCTCTGCGGGACTTCGCCTCCCGCAAGCGGCGCTTCGGCTCCTGA
- a CDS encoding NADPH-dependent F420 reductase: protein MTTTAVTPGSIGILGAGRVGAAVARRAVESGYEVRIATAKPAGEIALLAEIVTPGAVAVDAAGLAETDLTVIAIPLRRYRDLDPAHFAGRTVVDVMNYWAPTDGEQSDFERDARSTSEVIQDHLHGALLVKSLNHIGYHDLEADHRVPGAADRRALAVASDHEQSRALVATFIDRIGFDAVDAGPLAAGRLLQPGTDVFNGSHSASQLRGLLAEACLGARA from the coding sequence ATGACGACCACGGCAGTCACTCCCGGCAGCATCGGCATCCTCGGCGCAGGCCGAGTCGGGGCAGCAGTGGCCCGCCGCGCGGTCGAATCGGGCTACGAGGTCCGCATTGCCACAGCCAAACCGGCCGGGGAGATCGCTCTGCTGGCGGAGATCGTCACGCCGGGCGCCGTCGCCGTCGATGCGGCAGGACTGGCGGAGACGGACCTGACCGTCATCGCGATCCCGTTGAGGAGGTACCGGGATCTGGACCCGGCGCACTTTGCCGGCCGGACCGTCGTCGACGTCATGAATTACTGGGCCCCCACGGACGGCGAGCAGTCGGATTTCGAGCGGGACGCCCGCTCCACCAGTGAGGTCATCCAGGACCACCTGCACGGCGCCCTGCTGGTCAAGTCGCTGAACCACATCGGCTACCACGACCTGGAGGCCGATCACCGAGTCCCCGGCGCTGCAGACCGCCGTGCCCTGGCCGTCGCCAGCGACCATGAGCAGTCACGAGCCCTGGTAGCCACCTTCATCGACCGGATCGGCTTCGATGCCGTCGACGCCGGCCCGCTCGCCGCCGGGCGTCTCCTTCAGCCGGGTACGGATGTCTTCAACGGCAGCCATTCGGCCTCGCAGTTGCGCGGCCTGCTGGCTGAGGCCTGCTTGGGGGCGCGGGCGTAA
- a CDS encoding PhoH family protein, which translates to MSVGEKTYLLDTSVLLSDPRAVLRFAEHEVILPIVVISELEKKRDDPDLGYYARKALRLLDELRIEHGPLNTPIPLGTEGGCLRVELNHISVDVLPHGFRSADNDSRILAVAKNFADEGRDVTVVSKDLPMRVKASAMGLQADEYRNELVKDSGWSGTAEVMATEQEISALYDNEPVALTETGGLPVNTGLVITSPRGSALGRVDRHGNTQVVRGDRDVFGLHGRSAEQRLAIDMLLDPSVGIVSLGGRAGTGKSALALCAGLEAVMERREHRKVVVFRPLYAVGGQELGYLPGSENEKMNPWGQAVYDTLGALVSTEVLDEVVDRGMLEVLPLTHIRGRSLHDSWVIVDEAQSLEKNVLLTVMSRMGQNSKIILTHDVAQRDNLRVGRHDGIAAVVETLKGQPLFGHVTLNRSERSPIAALVTELLEDASI; encoded by the coding sequence ATGAGCGTGGGTGAGAAGACCTACTTGCTGGACACGTCCGTGCTGTTGTCCGATCCCCGGGCGGTCCTGCGCTTCGCCGAACACGAGGTCATCCTGCCGATCGTGGTCATCTCCGAGTTGGAGAAGAAGAGGGACGACCCGGATCTGGGGTACTACGCCCGCAAGGCGCTGCGACTGCTGGACGAACTGCGGATCGAGCACGGCCCCCTGAACACGCCGATCCCCCTCGGCACGGAAGGCGGCTGCCTGCGGGTGGAACTCAACCACATCTCCGTGGACGTGCTGCCCCACGGTTTCCGGAGCGCGGACAACGATTCGCGGATCCTCGCCGTCGCCAAGAACTTCGCGGACGAGGGCCGGGACGTCACGGTGGTCTCCAAGGACCTGCCGATGCGCGTGAAGGCCTCCGCCATGGGCCTGCAGGCCGATGAGTACCGCAATGAGCTGGTGAAGGACTCCGGCTGGTCCGGCACGGCGGAGGTTATGGCCACCGAGCAGGAGATCAGCGCCCTGTATGACAACGAGCCGGTGGCCCTGACGGAGACCGGCGGCCTGCCCGTCAACACCGGCCTGGTGATCACCTCCCCGCGGGGGTCGGCGCTGGGTCGCGTGGATCGGCACGGCAACACCCAGGTGGTGCGCGGGGATCGGGACGTCTTCGGCCTGCACGGTCGCTCGGCGGAACAGCGGTTGGCCATCGATATGTTGCTGGACCCCTCCGTGGGGATCGTCTCGCTCGGCGGGCGGGCCGGCACCGGCAAGTCGGCCCTGGCCCTGTGCGCCGGTCTGGAAGCCGTGATGGAACGCAGGGAGCACCGCAAGGTCGTGGTGTTCCGCCCGCTGTACGCCGTCGGTGGGCAGGAACTCGGATACCTGCCCGGCTCCGAGAACGAGAAGATGAACCCCTGGGGTCAGGCTGTGTATGACACCCTCGGCGCGCTGGTGTCCACGGAGGTTCTGGATGAGGTGGTGGACCGCGGCATGCTCGAGGTCCTGCCGCTGACCCATATCCGCGGCCGTTCCCTGCATGATTCCTGGGTGATCGTGGACGAGGCCCAGTCCCTGGAGAAGAACGTCTTGCTGACGGTGATGAGCCGTATGGGGCAGAACTCCAAGATCATCCTCACCCATGACGTCGCCCAGCGGGACAACCTCCGGGTGGGCCGTCATGACGGGATCGCCGCCGTGGTCGAGACCCTGAAGGGCCAACCGCTGTTCGGTCATGTGACGCTGAACCGCTCGGAGCGCTCGCCGATCGCCGCGCTGGTGACGGAGTTGCTGGAGGACGCCAGTATCTGA